A part of Geothrix oryzae genomic DNA contains:
- the lysS gene encoding lysine--tRNA ligase: MQPNQYRDVRLEKLEKLKGLGLEAWPRKAKRTHGIAQLAAAYADAEAWPNEKLEGLEFTVSVMGRVLAIREMGKSVFAHLTENGEKIQGFFRMNDLSETSWEVIKLLDMGDFISVTGPLMRTKTGELSVRVKEIQFLSKALLPLPEKWHGLQDKEQRYRQRYLDLISNGEVLKTFQTRSRIVSAVRRFMEEQGYLEVETPMMQPIPGGATARPFITHHNALDMDLYLRIAPELYLKRLIVGGFEKVFEINRSFRNEGISVRHNPEFTMMEMYEAGSDLRDMMALTENLFLTVTREVMGSQQLPWGEEMISYAAPFRRLTMKDAIAQYGAIDRHLLEDGDSVRALARAVHIEEAETKTVGTLLGDLFEHHAEKQLIQPTFITDYPIELSPLTKTLEGDDRFVDRFELFIGGMELANAYSELNDPIDQMGRFQAQMDEREAGNDEAMLLDQDFVTSLEHGLPPTGGEGIGIDRLVMLLTNSASIRDVILFPLMRPTKPAESEEKE, translated from the coding sequence ATGCAGCCCAACCAGTATCGCGATGTGCGCCTTGAGAAGCTCGAGAAGCTGAAGGGCCTGGGCCTCGAGGCCTGGCCGCGGAAGGCGAAGCGCACCCACGGCATCGCCCAGCTGGCCGCGGCCTACGCCGATGCGGAAGCCTGGCCCAACGAGAAGCTGGAGGGGCTGGAATTCACGGTGTCCGTCATGGGCCGGGTGCTGGCCATCCGCGAAATGGGGAAGAGTGTGTTCGCCCACCTCACGGAGAACGGGGAGAAGATCCAGGGCTTCTTCCGGATGAACGACCTGTCCGAGACCAGCTGGGAGGTCATCAAGCTCCTGGACATGGGCGACTTCATCAGCGTCACCGGTCCCCTCATGCGCACGAAGACCGGCGAGCTGAGCGTGCGGGTGAAGGAGATCCAGTTCCTCTCCAAGGCCCTGCTGCCCCTGCCCGAGAAGTGGCACGGCCTGCAGGACAAGGAACAGCGCTACCGCCAGCGGTACCTGGATCTCATCTCGAACGGCGAAGTGCTGAAGACCTTCCAGACCCGGTCGCGGATCGTGAGCGCCGTGCGGCGGTTCATGGAAGAGCAGGGCTACCTCGAGGTCGAGACCCCCATGATGCAGCCCATTCCGGGCGGCGCCACGGCCCGGCCCTTCATCACGCACCACAACGCCCTGGACATGGACCTCTACCTGCGCATCGCGCCGGAGCTGTACCTCAAGCGCCTCATCGTGGGCGGCTTCGAGAAGGTCTTCGAGATCAACCGCAGCTTCCGCAACGAGGGCATCAGCGTCCGGCACAATCCTGAATTCACCATGATGGAGATGTACGAAGCGGGCAGCGACCTGCGGGACATGATGGCCCTGACGGAGAACCTGTTCCTGACCGTGACCCGCGAGGTCATGGGCTCCCAGCAGCTGCCCTGGGGCGAGGAGATGATCTCCTACGCCGCCCCCTTCCGGCGCCTCACCATGAAGGACGCCATCGCCCAGTACGGGGCCATCGACCGGCACCTGCTGGAGGACGGCGACAGCGTGCGCGCCCTGGCCAGGGCCGTGCACATCGAAGAGGCGGAGACGAAGACCGTGGGTACCCTGCTGGGCGACCTCTTCGAGCATCACGCCGAGAAGCAGCTCATCCAGCCCACCTTCATCACCGACTACCCCATCGAGCTGTCGCCCCTCACCAAGACCCTGGAAGGCGACGACCGCTTCGTGGATCGCTTCGAGCTGTTCATCGGTGGCATGGAGCTGGCAAACGCCTACTCCGAGCTGAACGACCCCATCGATCAGATGGGCCGCTTCCAGGCCCAGATGGACGAGCGGGAGGCGGGCAACGACGAGGCCATGCTGCTGGATCAGGACTTCGTCACCAGCCTGGAGCACGGTCTTCCCCCCACCGGCGGCGAAGGCATCGGCATCGACCGCCTGGTCATGCTCCTCACCAACAGCGCCAGCATCCGGGATGTCATCCTCTTCCCGCTCATGCGTCCCACCAAGCCCGCCGAGTCCGAAGAGAAAGAATGA
- a CDS encoding HU family DNA-binding protein, with translation MAKSTAKPDTLGIAELAATLAEAQDLSKARAKSILDGVRDHIVETLLTGNRVNLFGLGTFEVRATKEKMGRNPKTGESIQIPAGRKVVFKTAKGLKDQM, from the coding sequence ATGGCGAAGTCCACCGCCAAGCCCGACACCCTCGGCATCGCCGAGCTCGCCGCCACCCTCGCCGAGGCCCAGGATCTGTCCAAGGCCCGTGCCAAGTCCATCCTGGATGGCGTCCGCGATCACATCGTCGAGACCCTCCTGACCGGCAACCGCGTCAACCTCTTCGGCCTCGGCACCTTCGAAGTGCGCGCGACCAAGGAGAAGATGGGCCGCAACCCCAAGACCGGTGAGAGCATCCAGATCCCCGCTGGCCGCAAAGTCGTCTTCAAGACGGCCAAGGGCCTCAAGGACCAGATGTAA
- the rplI gene encoding 50S ribosomal protein L9: MEILLIENVTHLGVRGDVVNVKDGYARNFLLPRKMALPVTAGNKRQIELEKVRAEKLRAKELADAKSLAEKIEAVSLAVTKKAGENGHLFGSVTNADVAELFKGKGFTLDRRDITVPHIKDAGTYTVEVRLYSGVHAKVSLEVSAAAAE; the protein is encoded by the coding sequence ATGGAAATCCTCCTCATCGAGAATGTGACCCACCTCGGTGTCCGCGGCGATGTCGTCAATGTGAAGGACGGCTACGCCCGCAACTTCCTTCTGCCCCGCAAGATGGCCCTCCCCGTCACCGCGGGCAACAAGCGCCAGATCGAGCTGGAGAAGGTCCGCGCCGAGAAGCTGCGCGCCAAGGAACTGGCCGACGCCAAGAGCCTGGCCGAGAAGATCGAGGCCGTGAGCCTGGCCGTGACCAAGAAGGCCGGCGAGAACGGCCATCTCTTCGGTTCCGTCACCAATGCCGATGTGGCCGAGCTCTTCAAGGGCAAGGGCTTCACGCTGGATCGCCGCGACATCACCGTGCCCCACATCAAGGATGCCGGCACCTACACCGTGGAAGTCCGCCTCTACAGCGGCGTCCACGCCAAGGTCAGCCTCGAAGTCTCCGCGGCCGCCGCGGAGTAA
- a CDS encoding DUF3187 family protein → MAGGLMAQETPRPNRVAWFEGFPEPLPEGTSELALEATSQMLRPDLERSADGRSFARLDGEEWQLTGDWAMKAGSSRVNVRARLASRSAGIADQAMWNWHQMFNMPQGGREDAPKNRLVYHLERDGRVIGDLTRPGLTLMDLDVAWIRPFGTADAGGRFGASVQLPTGKQSDFSGTGGTDGLVGAALWRRYGRWRLFGQAERVVLGLPKDSPLRAVMDKTSFSRAWASLGWQGEGAGLISGIGIEVSLGYAGSPYRTGLARLDRAGWQQHWTFRHTRLPQWRFGFSEEAGTFTAPDVTGFVAYRFGHS, encoded by the coding sequence ATGGCCGGCGGGCTCATGGCCCAGGAGACTCCCCGCCCCAACCGCGTGGCCTGGTTTGAGGGTTTTCCCGAGCCGCTGCCTGAAGGTACCAGCGAGCTGGCCCTGGAGGCCACCAGCCAGATGCTGCGCCCGGATCTGGAACGCAGCGCCGATGGCCGCAGCTTCGCGCGCCTGGACGGCGAGGAATGGCAACTGACCGGGGACTGGGCGATGAAGGCCGGTTCCTCGCGGGTCAATGTCCGGGCCCGCCTGGCCTCGCGCTCCGCGGGCATCGCCGACCAGGCCATGTGGAACTGGCACCAGATGTTCAACATGCCCCAGGGCGGCCGGGAGGATGCGCCGAAGAACCGGCTCGTCTACCACCTGGAGCGCGATGGCCGCGTGATCGGGGACCTCACGCGCCCGGGGCTGACGCTCATGGACTTGGATGTGGCCTGGATCCGGCCCTTCGGCACCGCCGATGCCGGCGGGCGGTTCGGCGCATCGGTGCAGCTGCCCACGGGCAAGCAGTCCGATTTCTCCGGTACCGGCGGCACCGATGGCCTGGTGGGCGCGGCCCTGTGGCGGCGCTACGGCCGCTGGCGGCTCTTCGGCCAGGCCGAGCGGGTGGTCCTGGGCCTGCCGAAGGACAGCCCCCTGCGGGCGGTGATGGACAAGACCTCGTTCAGCCGGGCCTGGGCGAGCCTGGGCTGGCAGGGCGAGGGGGCGGGCCTGATCTCCGGCATCGGCATCGAGGTCAGCCTGGGCTACGCCGGAAGCCCCTACCGCACCGGTCTGGCGCGCCTCGACCGCGCCGGCTGGCAGCAGCACTGGACCTTCCGCCACACGCGGCTTCCCCAGTGGCGCTTCGGGTTCAGCGAAGAGGCAGGCACCTTCACGGCCCCGGATGTGACGGGCTTCGTGGCCTATCGCTTCGGGCATTCCTGA
- a CDS encoding citrate (Si)-synthase, with amino-acid sequence MTRLKSLLLEKIQEHRPRIQKLTKEFADVVIDQVTISQTIGGARDIHSLVTDISYLDPQEGIRFRGKNIPETFAALPKAAGGEYPTVEAFWFFLLTGDIPTQAETDEVLADFQSRAKVPPYVFEVLRAMPKDSHPMAMLSTAVLAMQKDSIFASKYHETKKNDYWDTMYEDASNLVARLPEIAAFIYRLKYKNGDIIAPKPGLDMGANFAHMMGIAKPYDDVARMYFILHSDHESGNVSAHATHLVASALSDAFYSFSAGLNGLAGPLHGLANQEVLDWIMGFQKKLNGAEPTEENVKQALWDTLNSGHVIPGYGHAVLRRTDPRYTAQMEFCLKHLPNDPLFKLVNTIYKVAPGVLTEQGKTKNPWPNVDAQSGVIQWYYGLKEYDFYTVLFGVGRALGVLANITWDRALGYPLERPKSVTTAMLEEWAAKGGRK; translated from the coding sequence ATGACACGCCTGAAATCCCTCCTCCTGGAGAAGATCCAGGAACACCGTCCCCGCATCCAGAAGCTCACCAAGGAATTCGCCGATGTGGTCATCGACCAGGTCACGATCAGCCAGACCATCGGCGGCGCCCGCGACATCCACTCGCTGGTGACCGACATCTCGTATCTGGATCCCCAGGAGGGCATCCGGTTCCGCGGCAAGAACATCCCCGAGACCTTCGCCGCCCTGCCCAAGGCTGCTGGCGGCGAATACCCCACGGTGGAAGCCTTCTGGTTCTTCCTCCTCACGGGCGACATCCCCACCCAAGCCGAGACCGACGAAGTCCTCGCCGACTTCCAGTCCCGCGCCAAGGTGCCCCCCTATGTCTTTGAAGTCCTCCGGGCCATGCCCAAGGACAGCCACCCGATGGCCATGCTGTCCACGGCCGTGCTGGCCATGCAGAAGGACAGCATCTTCGCCTCGAAGTACCACGAGACGAAGAAGAACGACTACTGGGACACGATGTACGAGGACGCCAGCAACCTCGTCGCCCGCCTGCCCGAGATCGCGGCCTTCATCTACCGCCTGAAGTACAAGAACGGCGACATCATCGCGCCGAAGCCGGGCCTGGACATGGGCGCCAACTTCGCCCACATGATGGGCATCGCCAAGCCCTACGACGATGTGGCCCGCATGTACTTCATCCTCCACAGCGACCATGAGAGCGGCAATGTTAGCGCCCACGCCACCCACCTGGTGGCCTCCGCGCTGTCCGACGCCTTCTACAGCTTCAGCGCCGGCCTGAACGGTCTGGCGGGCCCCCTGCACGGCCTGGCCAACCAGGAAGTGCTGGACTGGATCATGGGCTTCCAGAAGAAGCTCAACGGCGCCGAGCCCACCGAGGAGAATGTGAAGCAGGCCCTCTGGGACACGCTGAACTCCGGCCATGTCATTCCCGGCTACGGCCACGCCGTGCTGCGCCGAACCGATCCCCGCTACACCGCGCAGATGGAGTTCTGCCTCAAGCACCTGCCCAATGACCCCCTCTTCAAGCTCGTCAACACCATCTACAAGGTGGCTCCCGGCGTGCTCACCGAGCAGGGCAAGACCAAGAACCCCTGGCCCAATGTCGATGCGCAGAGCGGCGTGATCCAGTGGTACTACGGCCTGAAGGAATACGATTTCTATACCGTGCTCTTCGGCGTGGGCCGCGCCCTGGGCGTGCTGGCCAACATCACCTGGGACCGCGCCCTGGGCTACCCCCTGGAGCGCCCCAAATCCGTCACCACCGCCATGCTCGAAGAGTGGGCGGCCAAGGGAGGCCGGAAGTAG
- a CDS encoding DegT/DnrJ/EryC1/StrS family aminotransferase produces the protein MPVPMLELAPQNAAVKAKVLEGLSGLIDRSSFILGENVKGLEAEISAYAGAAHAVAMSSGTDALLAALMGLGIGHGDEVIVPSFTFFASAGVVSRLGAKPVFIDLEPATFNATGPLVEAAITPRTKAIMPVHLFGQLADMPGIMAVAKKHGIPVIEDACQSLGAKGWGKSAGQFGDMTAYSFYPTKNLGAFGDAGMTAIRDDAALAARVRRIRVHGMEPVYMHHEVGMNGRMDEFQALVLRAKLPMLDGWHEGRRKHAAWYLERMKALTADEAVLPLEVVPDGRHIYNQFTIRVKGGRRDALQAHLKERGIGSAIYYPICLHEQPCFQDLGYKAGQLPESERAAKEVLSLPVYPEMTGTMREEVATAILGFFGKK, from the coding sequence ATGCCCGTCCCGATGCTCGAGCTCGCGCCGCAGAATGCCGCCGTGAAGGCCAAGGTGCTGGAAGGGCTGTCGGGCCTCATCGACCGCTCGTCGTTCATCCTCGGCGAGAATGTGAAGGGCCTCGAGGCCGAGATCTCCGCCTACGCCGGCGCCGCCCACGCCGTGGCCATGTCCAGCGGCACGGACGCCCTGCTGGCCGCCCTCATGGGCCTTGGCATCGGCCACGGCGACGAGGTGATCGTCCCCAGCTTCACCTTCTTCGCGTCGGCGGGCGTGGTCTCGCGCCTGGGGGCGAAGCCCGTCTTCATCGACTTGGAACCCGCCACCTTCAACGCCACGGGCCCCCTGGTGGAGGCGGCCATCACGCCCCGTACGAAGGCGATCATGCCCGTGCACCTCTTCGGTCAGCTGGCGGACATGCCCGGCATCATGGCCGTGGCGAAGAAGCACGGCATCCCGGTTATCGAGGATGCCTGCCAGAGCCTCGGTGCCAAAGGCTGGGGCAAGTCCGCGGGCCAGTTCGGCGACATGACCGCCTACAGCTTCTACCCCACCAAGAACCTCGGAGCCTTTGGCGATGCCGGCATGACCGCCATCCGCGACGACGCGGCGCTCGCGGCGCGCGTCCGCCGCATCCGCGTGCATGGCATGGAGCCCGTCTACATGCACCACGAGGTGGGCATGAACGGGCGCATGGACGAGTTCCAGGCCCTGGTGCTGCGGGCCAAGCTGCCCATGCTCGACGGCTGGCACGAGGGCCGCCGGAAGCACGCCGCCTGGTATCTGGAGCGCATGAAGGCACTGACCGCCGATGAGGCGGTGCTGCCCCTCGAGGTGGTTCCGGACGGCCGCCACATCTACAACCAGTTCACCATCCGCGTGAAGGGCGGCAGGCGCGATGCCCTGCAGGCCCACCTGAAGGAACGGGGCATCGGCAGCGCCATCTACTACCCCATCTGCCTCCACGAGCAGCCCTGCTTTCAGGATCTCGGCTACAAGGCCGGCCAGCTGCCGGAATCCGAGCGCGCCGCCAAGGAAGTGCTCAGCCTGCCCGTCTATCCCGAAATGACCGGGACCATGCGCGAGGAGGTCGCCACGGCCATCCTCGGGTTCTTCGGGAAGAAGTAG